A part of Larkinella insperata genomic DNA contains:
- a CDS encoding helix-turn-helix domain-containing protein, with the protein MKLYIKHMVCGRCKRVVREILEELGIQVQHVELGEVEIGELPATVSMDQIRQALAENDFELLEDRKAVLVEQIKAIVVNEVHHDRRERPEHQNLSDFLTQKIGYDYSYLSHLFSAVEGLTIEKYVIAQKIEKVKEYLRYGELTLSEIAWRLGYSSTQHLSNQFKQLVGLTPSDFKRTEAAYRTEIDKVGQPK; encoded by the coding sequence ATGAAGCTATACATCAAACACATGGTCTGCGGCCGGTGCAAGCGCGTTGTCCGCGAGATTCTGGAAGAACTCGGAATCCAGGTTCAGCACGTGGAACTGGGGGAAGTGGAGATTGGCGAACTGCCCGCGACGGTTTCGATGGACCAGATCCGGCAGGCCCTGGCCGAAAACGATTTCGAGTTGCTGGAAGACCGGAAGGCCGTGCTGGTAGAACAAATCAAAGCCATCGTTGTCAACGAAGTACACCACGACCGGCGCGAACGGCCGGAACACCAGAACCTGTCGGATTTCCTGACGCAGAAGATCGGTTACGACTATTCGTATCTGAGTCATTTGTTCTCGGCGGTGGAAGGCCTGACCATCGAGAAGTACGTCATCGCTCAGAAAATTGAGAAAGTAAAAGAGTATTTGCGGTATGGCGAGTTAACCCTGAGTGAGATTGCCTGGCGGCTGGGTTACAGCAGCACGCAGCACCTGTCCAATCAATTCAAGCAATTGGTGGGACTAACCCCAAGCGATTTCAAACGGACGGAAGCCGCCTACCGCACGGAAATTGATAAAGTGGGCCAGCCAAAATGA
- a CDS encoding four-helix bundle copper-binding protein — MQNHTEHIQICFDCAAACEHCATACLQEEHVMMMRDCIRLCRDCADFCKLCASLTARHSDYMMDFMVLCAEVCDACAEECSKHDHDHCRACAEACRRCADDCRKLSANA; from the coding sequence ATGCAAAATCACACAGAGCACATTCAGATTTGTTTCGATTGCGCAGCCGCCTGCGAACATTGTGCCACGGCCTGTCTGCAGGAAGAACACGTCATGATGATGCGGGACTGCATCCGGCTTTGCCGCGACTGCGCCGATTTTTGTAAACTGTGCGCGAGCCTCACCGCCCGCCATTCTGACTACATGATGGACTTTATGGTCCTCTGCGCCGAAGTGTGCGACGCCTGTGCGGAAGAATGCAGCAAACACGACCATGACCATTGCCGGGCCTGCGCCGAAGCCTGCCGCCGGTGTGCCGACGACTGCCGGAAACTGTCGGCCAACGCGTAA
- a CDS encoding heavy-metal-associated domain-containing protein translates to MKKHVAGLITLLFLTFGLTAQAGDDKEKEVKIKTSAICSMCKERIERNLAFEKGIKESNLDLKDKVVTVKYNPKKTDVAKIKANISKTGYDADEVTADEKGYAKLPSCCKKGGHM, encoded by the coding sequence ATGAAAAAGCACGTAGCTGGATTGATCACCCTCCTGTTTCTGACCTTTGGCCTGACCGCTCAGGCGGGTGACGACAAAGAAAAAGAGGTTAAAATAAAAACCTCGGCCATTTGTTCCATGTGCAAAGAGCGCATCGAGCGAAATCTGGCGTTTGAAAAAGGCATCAAGGAATCCAATCTGGATTTGAAAGATAAAGTGGTGACAGTGAAATACAACCCGAAGAAAACCGACGTTGCCAAAATTAAAGCCAATATTTCCAAAACCGGCTACGATGCCGATGAAGTAACCGCCGACGAAAAAGGCTACGCCAAACTCCCCTCCTGCTGCAAAAAAGGCGGACACATGTAA
- the kynU gene encoding kynureninase, translated as MENSLAFARRLDQADPLRSYRDRFYIPERAGKPLIYFCGNSLGLQPKSARQALDRELVIWQQHGVEGWFEGESPWLTVHQRCKQPLAQIVGAQPSEVCPMNNLTVNMHLLLTSFYQPGAGRTKILTIGGDFPSDQYALETHLQTRGLNPADALLEIFPRTSEYTWRTEDILTAIEEHRDSLALVLMSGLHYYTGQVFDMAAIAQKARELGIPVGFDLAHAVGNVPLKLHDWGVDFAFWCSYKYLNSGPGGVSGIFVHEKHHDASLPRLAGWWGYDETRRFDMTKGFVPMTGADGWQLSTPTVLAVAVHHAALQITAEAGLEALRQKSELLTGFLEFVLRQSGQPMDIMTPASPAGRGCQLSLLIENDGKAVFNRLTEQGIIGDWREPNCIRLAPTPLYNTFEEVWRVGQVFQSS; from the coding sequence ATGGAGAATTCGTTGGCGTTTGCCCGGCGGCTGGATCAGGCCGATCCGCTTCGGTCGTACCGTGACCGGTTTTATATTCCCGAGCGCGCCGGGAAACCGCTGATTTACTTTTGTGGTAACTCGTTGGGGTTGCAGCCCAAATCCGCCCGGCAGGCGCTGGACCGGGAGTTAGTCATCTGGCAGCAGCACGGGGTAGAAGGCTGGTTTGAAGGCGAAAGCCCGTGGCTAACCGTTCATCAGCGTTGTAAGCAGCCGCTGGCCCAGATTGTGGGCGCCCAGCCGTCGGAGGTTTGTCCGATGAACAACCTCACGGTCAATATGCACCTGCTGCTGACCTCGTTTTACCAACCCGGCGCCGGACGCACCAAGATTCTGACCATCGGCGGTGATTTTCCGTCTGACCAATATGCGCTCGAAACGCATCTGCAGACCCGCGGGCTGAACCCGGCCGACGCCCTCCTTGAAATCTTTCCCCGAACCAGCGAATACACCTGGCGGACGGAAGACATTCTGACTGCTATTGAGGAACACCGGGATTCGCTGGCGCTGGTTCTGATGAGCGGTTTGCACTACTACACCGGCCAGGTATTCGACATGGCCGCCATCGCCCAAAAAGCCCGCGAGCTCGGTATCCCGGTGGGCTTTGACCTGGCGCACGCCGTCGGGAATGTTCCCTTGAAACTGCACGACTGGGGCGTTGATTTTGCCTTCTGGTGCTCCTACAAGTACCTCAACTCCGGGCCGGGGGGCGTATCCGGAATCTTTGTTCACGAAAAACACCACGATGCTTCCCTTCCCCGACTGGCCGGATGGTGGGGCTACGACGAAACCCGGCGGTTCGACATGACCAAGGGCTTTGTTCCGATGACCGGGGCCGACGGCTGGCAACTCAGTACGCCAACGGTGCTGGCCGTGGCCGTTCACCACGCGGCTTTGCAGATTACCGCCGAAGCGGGTCTGGAAGCCTTGCGGCAGAAAAGCGAGCTCTTGACGGGCTTTCTGGAATTCGTGCTGCGGCAATCCGGCCAACCGATGGACATCATGACGCCCGCCAGTCCCGCCGGGCGGGGTTGTCAGCTATCCCTGCTCATCGAAAACGACGGGAAAGCCGTTTTCAACCGGCTGACCGAACAGGGCATCATCGGCGACTGGCGCGAACCCAACTGCATCCGGCTGGCCCCCACTCCGTTGTACAACACCTTTGAGGAAGTCTGGCGGGTCGGGCAGGTGTTTCAGTCTTCCTAG
- a CDS encoding TlpA disulfide reductase family protein encodes MYRFTFLFALFLAGKVFSQAPSVRYSIKGYLTNLKGRTVYLAPPFHPENGPIGFVLDSCVSTDGHFSFQGSIGEAKYISLRIKGGKQDRLKLFILDNTPTTIIGNADSLEQISILGSPALQHQVILDKSLESYLTRLKELERLRGEAIQKGDQNQDIIYARQYQSLNQDITAIKSAFIESYPKSLVSLFELNTILPFLPKEKAQTLWNQLEYSLQQHSVGKRIHDQVFDRKKEARQDFPNLILADQKNKPVSLLNYKGNVVLIDFWASWCDHCRQEHNRLKSLYKQYKDKGLQIVSISVDEDTNAWKKALQKAGLPWTQLSDRVGTRNVVGTQYRDGSIPINLLIDKDGYVIRKGLHGPELEKQLAIVFD; translated from the coding sequence ATGTACCGGTTTACGTTTCTTTTCGCGCTCTTTCTGGCTGGAAAGGTTTTCAGCCAAGCCCCCTCGGTCCGGTATTCTATTAAAGGGTATCTGACGAATTTGAAAGGGCGTACGGTTTATCTGGCTCCTCCTTTTCATCCGGAGAACGGCCCGATTGGTTTTGTGCTGGATTCGTGCGTTTCAACCGATGGCCATTTCTCGTTTCAGGGGAGCATCGGGGAAGCCAAATACATTTCGTTACGGATTAAAGGGGGGAAACAGGACCGGTTAAAATTGTTTATTCTCGACAACACTCCTACCACGATCATTGGTAATGCCGATTCGCTTGAACAGATATCCATTCTGGGTTCCCCGGCTTTACAGCACCAAGTGATTCTTGACAAGTCACTGGAATCTTATCTTACAAGGCTAAAGGAGCTCGAACGATTGAGGGGCGAAGCAATTCAAAAGGGTGACCAGAATCAGGATATCATCTACGCTCGTCAATACCAGAGCTTGAACCAGGATATTACGGCTATAAAATCAGCTTTTATTGAGTCCTACCCGAAATCGCTGGTCAGTCTTTTCGAATTAAACACGATCCTTCCTTTCCTCCCAAAAGAGAAAGCACAAACGCTCTGGAATCAACTGGAGTATTCGCTACAGCAGCATTCGGTGGGAAAGCGCATTCACGACCAAGTATTCGACCGGAAGAAGGAAGCCCGGCAGGATTTTCCCAATCTGATTCTGGCCGACCAAAAGAACAAACCCGTCAGTCTGCTCAATTACAAGGGTAACGTCGTACTGATCGATTTCTGGGCAAGTTGGTGCGACCACTGCCGTCAGGAGCATAACCGGCTTAAGTCTCTGTATAAGCAATACAAGGACAAGGGCCTCCAGATCGTCAGCATCTCGGTCGATGAAGATACCAACGCCTGGAAAAAAGCCCTCCAGAAAGCGGGTTTACCCTGGACGCAGCTCTCCGACCGGGTTGGCACCCGCAATGTGGTCGGCACGCAATACCGTGACGGATCCATTCCCATTAACCTGCTAATTGACAAAGATGGCTATGTGATTCGCAAAGGACTTCACGGCCCGGAGCTGGAAAAACAGCTGGCAATAGTCTTCGACTAA
- a CDS encoding DUF1648 domain-containing protein: MKRRYIVISLLIVCLPLLAVGLLWEHLPLRLPLHFTNQGRPDRFGDRVQWLGMLASTTLFLAVIFRVMIHFLPHRLVLHPLRIGAVYMLSAVFIASLTLLLILKTLFVTPVFADLTPVLLTLYGSGLVYFSLPSFLPLTDETVSRRLSLGRLQALQKIYRLSRSVLVRVNAVIAVVMILARPDDRWTLLFLANLLALVMLLLWVSRLYRKAPETS; the protein is encoded by the coding sequence GTGAAACGAAGGTATATTGTTATCAGCCTCCTGATCGTGTGCCTGCCGCTGCTGGCGGTCGGTCTGCTGTGGGAGCATCTGCCGCTTCGGTTACCCCTGCATTTTACCAATCAGGGACGGCCGGATCGCTTCGGGGATCGGGTGCAATGGCTCGGGATGCTGGCATCCACCACCTTGTTTTTAGCGGTCATTTTCCGCGTGATGATCCACTTTCTACCCCACCGCCTGGTGCTGCACCCGTTGCGGATTGGGGCGGTTTACATGCTGTCGGCGGTTTTTATCGCCAGCCTGACCCTCCTGCTTATCCTGAAAACCCTGTTTGTCACGCCGGTATTTGCGGACCTTACCCCGGTTTTACTGACTTTATACGGCAGTGGGCTGGTGTACTTCAGCCTGCCTTCGTTTTTACCCCTGACGGACGAAACCGTCAGCCGCCGACTGTCGCTTGGCCGTCTGCAGGCTCTGCAAAAAATTTACCGGCTATCGCGGTCGGTGCTGGTCCGGGTTAACGCCGTCATTGCCGTAGTGATGATCCTGGCCCGCCCCGACGACCGCTGGACGCTGCTTTTTCTGGCTAACTTACTGGCCCTTGTGATGTTACTGCTGTGGGTCTCCCGGTTGTATCGAAAGGCCCCGGAAACATCGTGA
- a CDS encoding KUP/HAK/KT family potassium transporter: MEHKQQLDKVTAAGLLVAMGIIYGDIGTSPLYVLSAIIGPSQPIRADVVRGAISCIFWTLTLQTTVKYVILILRADNRGEGGIFALYALVRRHARWLTIPAVIGGSALLADGIITPPVSVSSAVEGLELLYPHIPTVPIVIGILTFLFLIQALGTSVVGTAFGPVMVLWFVMLGTLGIIHIVDAPSILASINPYYAWWLLTEYPGGFWLLGSVFLCTTGAEALYSDLGHCGRGNIRVSWIFVKTCLLLNYFGQGAWLLTMEGQSLGKLKPFYALMPDWFLIAGIAIATAATVIASQALITGSFTLISEAIRLNLWPKVVLRYPSVQKGQLYVPSINLLLWLGCVGVVLYFRESSNMEAAYGLAITLTMLMTTLLMTYYLYSHRYKAWGVILFLVVYVGLEGAFLVANLIKFPHGGWVSLFIGSAIAVVMYTWLQSFYIKLRLTEYVRIDHYLKPLIELSRDISIPKYATHLVFMSNAARQSEIESKIIYSIFQKRPKRADIFWFVHVDTTDDPYTMEYKVNTIAPDDVYKITFRLGFRVEQRINLFFRKVIEDMVKNKEVDITSRYESLGRQHVIGDFRFVVLEKFLSFENDLPFRERMIMNLYFFVKGFTTSEDRWFGLDTSSVKIEKVPLVIRPVENIKLKRIDSPVQRDS; the protein is encoded by the coding sequence ATGGAACACAAGCAACAATTGGATAAAGTAACAGCGGCCGGTTTGCTGGTCGCCATGGGCATTATTTACGGAGATATCGGTACCTCCCCACTCTATGTACTTTCGGCCATCATTGGGCCTAGTCAGCCCATTCGGGCCGATGTTGTCCGGGGCGCCATCTCCTGCATCTTCTGGACGCTCACCCTGCAAACAACCGTTAAATACGTGATTCTGATCCTGCGGGCCGACAACCGCGGGGAGGGCGGCATTTTTGCCCTGTACGCCCTGGTGCGCCGGCACGCCCGCTGGCTGACCATTCCCGCCGTAATCGGTGGCAGCGCTCTGCTGGCCGACGGCATTATCACCCCTCCCGTATCGGTTTCCTCAGCTGTCGAGGGCCTGGAGCTGCTGTATCCGCACATCCCCACCGTGCCCATCGTTATCGGTATTCTGACCTTTCTTTTTCTGATTCAGGCCCTGGGTACCAGCGTTGTGGGAACGGCATTCGGCCCCGTTATGGTGCTGTGGTTTGTGATGCTGGGCACGCTGGGAATCATTCACATCGTCGACGCCCCGTCTATTCTGGCGTCCATTAACCCCTACTACGCCTGGTGGCTGCTGACCGAATATCCGGGCGGCTTCTGGCTGCTGGGTTCGGTGTTTCTCTGTACGACCGGGGCCGAAGCCCTGTATTCCGACCTGGGCCACTGCGGGCGGGGCAACATCCGGGTCAGCTGGATCTTTGTTAAAACCTGCCTACTGCTCAACTACTTCGGGCAGGGCGCCTGGTTGCTGACGATGGAAGGGCAGTCGCTGGGGAAACTCAAGCCCTTCTACGCCCTGATGCCCGACTGGTTTCTTATCGCCGGAATTGCCATTGCAACAGCTGCGACGGTTATTGCCAGCCAGGCCCTGATTACCGGTTCGTTTACGCTGATCAGCGAAGCCATCCGACTGAACTTATGGCCCAAGGTCGTTTTGCGGTATCCTTCGGTGCAGAAGGGGCAGCTCTACGTACCGAGCATCAACCTGTTGCTCTGGCTGGGGTGCGTGGGCGTGGTGCTGTATTTCCGCGAATCGTCCAACATGGAAGCTGCCTACGGTCTGGCCATCACGCTCACCATGTTGATGACCACCCTGCTGATGACGTATTACCTCTACAGCCACCGGTACAAAGCCTGGGGCGTCATTCTGTTTCTGGTAGTCTACGTGGGGCTGGAAGGTGCTTTTCTGGTGGCCAACCTCATCAAGTTCCCGCACGGCGGTTGGGTGTCGCTCTTCATTGGTTCGGCCATTGCGGTGGTGATGTATACCTGGCTGCAGTCGTTCTACATCAAACTACGCCTGACTGAGTACGTCCGGATTGATCACTACCTGAAGCCGTTGATTGAACTGAGCCGCGACATCAGCATTCCCAAATATGCCACGCACCTGGTATTCATGAGCAATGCGGCCCGGCAATCCGAGATCGAATCCAAGATTATCTACTCCATCTTTCAGAAGCGGCCCAAGCGGGCGGATATTTTCTGGTTTGTGCACGTCGATACCACCGACGATCCGTATACGATGGAGTATAAGGTGAACACCATTGCTCCGGATGATGTCTACAAAATCACCTTTCGACTCGGTTTTCGGGTTGAGCAGCGGATTAACCTCTTCTTCCGCAAGGTGATCGAAGACATGGTAAAAAACAAGGAGGTGGATATTACCAGCCGGTACGAATCGCTGGGCCGTCAGCACGTTATCGGTGATTTCCGGTTTGTGGTGCTGGAGAAATTTCTCTCTTTCGAGAACGACCTGCCTTTCAGGGAGCGGATGATTATGAACCTGTATTTCTTCGTCAAAGGCTTCACCACCTCAGAAGACCGCTGGTTTGGCCTTGATACCAGCTCCGTGAAAATTGAGAAGGTGCCGCTGGTCATTAGACCCGTAGAAAACATCAAACTCAAGCGTATAGACAGTCCCGTTCAGCGGGACTCGTAG
- a CDS encoding SMP-30/gluconolactonase/LRE family protein: MNRSLLFLGLVFAVCSACLKDHDVDPIEVRQESYIIPGNTFFPEGIAYDANQGVFYTGSIGNGDILKVDVQTGASSLFASGAAQGRPTCNGLKLDGQGRLWVCGGTQNKIQVLNPDGSLLKNWDLTAFAATGFINDCVLDGQYVYFTDSWNKQIYRTSVATSQPGDIERWLTFTDDQIPYVPNAVNANGIVITPEGGYLIIVVSSSGKLYRIDIQNKVINEIQLDTPVNAGDGLWLENNILYVSRNAMNKIFPVTLINNYSQGSVGAGFGDNLLFNTTMAKAGPYFLVVNGQLNRRMGAPGPTLPFTVSRVTIP; encoded by the coding sequence ATGAATCGTTCTTTGCTCTTTTTGGGGCTGGTTTTTGCCGTTTGTAGTGCTTGCTTAAAAGACCATGATGTCGATCCGATTGAAGTTCGGCAGGAAAGTTACATCATCCCAGGAAACACATTTTTTCCGGAGGGAATTGCCTATGACGCAAACCAGGGCGTTTTTTATACGGGCAGTATTGGCAACGGGGATATCCTGAAAGTGGATGTTCAAACCGGAGCCAGCAGTTTGTTTGCTTCCGGTGCGGCACAGGGTCGGCCAACCTGCAACGGTTTAAAACTGGACGGTCAGGGCCGGTTGTGGGTTTGTGGGGGAACCCAGAATAAAATTCAGGTGCTGAATCCGGACGGTTCGCTGTTAAAAAACTGGGACCTGACGGCTTTTGCCGCCACCGGCTTTATCAACGACTGCGTTCTGGATGGGCAGTACGTTTACTTTACGGATTCCTGGAACAAACAGATCTACCGGACCAGCGTGGCTACCTCGCAGCCGGGCGACATCGAACGGTGGCTTACCTTTACCGACGATCAGATTCCCTACGTGCCCAATGCCGTCAACGCCAACGGGATCGTCATCACGCCGGAAGGGGGCTACCTGATCATCGTGGTGTCTTCTTCGGGTAAGCTATACCGGATTGATATTCAGAACAAAGTCATTAATGAAATCCAACTGGACACGCCGGTGAACGCGGGCGACGGTCTGTGGCTCGAGAACAATATCCTGTACGTTTCGCGGAATGCCATGAATAAGATTTTTCCCGTTACGCTCATCAATAACTATTCGCAGGGAAGCGTCGGAGCCGGTTTTGGCGACAACCTGCTGTTCAACACCACCATGGCCAAGGCGGGTCCGTATTTCCTGGTTGTCAACGGGCAGTTGAACCGGCGAATGGGCGCTCCAGGACCGACTTTGCCGTTTACGGTTTCGCGGGTAACCATTCCGTAA
- a CDS encoding sensor histidine kinase, whose translation MSEDSKSFDRKGLTERLDIDFALQAAGLGVWELDPVTNRVQWDDRCRELFGISRASQFDFDETLNYVYPGDVSRIQQAAQQAMTPGSSGIYKVIYRTIRENGEIRWIRSTGRSYFNEAGQVVRFAGVVQDVTEEMLNRQKLEESEERYRTLTAQLEQQVEERTQELEAANEELAAVNEELSATNDSLAESNQLLSRTNLNLEQFAYVASHDLQEPLRKVQQFGDVLKSQYASQLGPGVAYLDRMRSAASRMSALIRDLLTFSRIATQKDSMDAVALNRVIDSVLTDLELIIGETGAIIDVDRLPTLHGDALQLGQLFQNLLSNALKFRHSGRSPQIRIRYGLVAAGELPPGLRPTRVAARYHSLEISDNGIGFDEKYADQIFQVFQRLHGRSQYEGTGIGLAICQKVVDNHGGAISARSRPGEGATFSIYLPA comes from the coding sequence ATGAGTGAAGATAGCAAATCCTTTGACAGAAAGGGACTTACCGAACGGTTAGATATCGATTTTGCGTTACAGGCCGCCGGTTTGGGTGTCTGGGAATTGGATCCGGTTACGAACCGGGTTCAGTGGGACGATCGGTGTCGGGAACTGTTTGGCATCAGCCGGGCCAGCCAGTTTGACTTTGATGAGACCCTGAATTACGTTTATCCCGGCGATGTAAGCCGGATCCAGCAGGCGGCTCAACAAGCCATGACGCCCGGGTCGAGTGGGATTTATAAAGTCATTTACCGCACGATTCGGGAAAATGGGGAAATTCGCTGGATTCGGTCGACGGGCCGGAGTTATTTCAACGAAGCGGGGCAGGTTGTGCGGTTTGCCGGGGTGGTTCAGGATGTGACCGAAGAAATGCTCAACCGCCAGAAGCTGGAAGAAAGCGAAGAACGTTACCGGACGCTGACGGCGCAACTGGAGCAGCAGGTTGAGGAGCGAACCCAGGAACTGGAAGCCGCGAATGAAGAACTGGCTGCCGTCAACGAAGAACTGTCGGCAACGAACGATAGTCTGGCCGAGTCGAACCAGCTTCTGAGCCGTACCAACCTGAATCTGGAACAGTTTGCCTACGTGGCTTCCCATGATTTGCAGGAGCCGTTGCGCAAGGTGCAGCAGTTTGGTGATGTGCTCAAGAGCCAGTACGCCAGCCAGTTGGGGCCGGGCGTGGCTTACCTGGATCGCATGCGGTCGGCGGCCAGCCGAATGTCGGCGCTCATCCGGGATTTGCTGACGTTTTCCCGCATCGCTACCCAGAAAGATTCCATGGATGCCGTCGCGTTAAACCGGGTTATTGATTCGGTACTGACGGACCTGGAGTTGATCATCGGCGAGACGGGAGCGATCATTGACGTGGATCGTTTGCCGACCCTTCACGGAGATGCTCTCCAACTGGGACAGTTATTTCAGAATCTGCTGAGCAATGCCCTGAAGTTTCGTCACTCAGGTCGATCTCCCCAAATCAGGATTCGGTACGGGTTGGTGGCTGCCGGGGAGCTGCCCCCGGGTCTGCGCCCCACCCGGGTCGCGGCCCGTTACCACAGTCTGGAGATTTCGGACAACGGCATTGGCTTTGATGAAAAGTACGCCGATCAGATTTTTCAGGTTTTCCAGCGTCTGCACGGCAGAAGCCAGTACGAGGGCACCGGAATCGGGCTGGCGATTTGCCAGAAAGTGGTCGACAACCACGGGGGCGCCATCTCCGCCCGGAGTCGGCCGGGTGAAGGAGCAACGTTCAGTATTTACCTGCCCGCTTAG
- a CDS encoding sensor histidine kinase, which translates to MSGEAVLFVYLGSVGAIFLLNAVQWSFFRDWVYGLFTLQTLIWFAHSAFNRLSGDNIPLSESQNMAVYAAEYGLVRLLYVGLIYRLFDLSHSSLPLTNWLRWVQRFLGIFLLAEVGIMLLHENWHLSPSGRIVSTVYWCLLMSTSLIGSWVAAQRRDAVGMLFLIGSVLLLVNETNNLFYYTGYPWTLNREPSAVQWHIRILGASRILQLLCFSLCLMFRQRQLAVSEAVEQTRREQQLIQQRLETQLAFQRLEQEKTQVQLRALQAQVNPHFLFNSLNSLSSLIDDNPEQASQFVDQLSQVYRYLLKANEQPLTTLARELDFIQSYSHLLKTRYERGLTVAVRVDPAYAAWQLPPMTLQLLVENAVKHNVILAAQPLQIDIQTDDQGHLVIQNNLQRKRTKVLSNGVGLSTILAQYQKLHHATPEVIEAPTTFTVRIPLIEPVPERV; encoded by the coding sequence ATGTCCGGAGAGGCTGTACTGTTTGTGTATCTGGGATCGGTGGGTGCCATCTTCCTGCTGAACGCCGTCCAGTGGAGTTTCTTCCGCGACTGGGTCTACGGCCTTTTTACCCTCCAGACCCTGATCTGGTTTGCACACTCAGCTTTCAATCGGCTTTCCGGAGATAATATCCCCCTCAGCGAGTCGCAGAACATGGCCGTTTACGCGGCTGAGTATGGCCTGGTCAGACTTTTGTACGTTGGGCTGATTTACCGCCTATTTGATCTGAGCCATTCTTCGCTTCCCCTGACGAACTGGCTTCGTTGGGTGCAACGATTTCTGGGCATCTTTTTACTGGCCGAAGTCGGGATAATGCTCCTGCACGAAAACTGGCACCTGTCGCCATCGGGGCGGATTGTTTCGACGGTCTATTGGTGTCTGCTCATGAGCACGAGCCTCATCGGAAGCTGGGTTGCTGCCCAACGGCGGGATGCGGTCGGGATGCTGTTTCTGATCGGCAGCGTGCTGCTGCTCGTCAATGAAACCAACAACCTGTTTTATTATACGGGCTATCCGTGGACGCTCAACCGTGAGCCCTCGGCGGTGCAGTGGCACATCCGCATCCTGGGCGCGTCGCGCATTCTGCAACTGCTTTGTTTTTCCCTCTGCCTGATGTTCCGCCAGCGCCAGCTCGCGGTATCCGAAGCCGTCGAGCAAACCCGCCGGGAACAGCAGCTGATTCAGCAACGGCTGGAAACTCAACTGGCTTTTCAGCGGCTGGAACAGGAAAAAACCCAGGTTCAACTCCGGGCGTTGCAGGCCCAGGTCAATCCCCATTTTCTGTTCAACAGCCTTAATTCCCTGTCGTCGCTGATTGACGACAACCCCGAACAAGCCAGCCAGTTTGTCGATCAGTTGAGCCAGGTCTACCGGTATTTGCTGAAAGCCAACGAACAGCCGCTGACCACCCTGGCCCGCGAACTGGACTTTATCCAGTCGTATTCCCATTTGCTGAAAACCCGTTACGAGCGGGGATTGACGGTAGCCGTGCGGGTCGACCCGGCTTATGCAGCCTGGCAACTGCCCCCGATGACGCTGCAATTGCTGGTCGAGAACGCCGTCAAACACAACGTTATCCTGGCCGCGCAGCCTTTACAAATCGATATTCAGACGGACGACCAGGGTCACCTGGTGATTCAAAACAACCTTCAGCGCAAGCGGACCAAAGTGCTGTCGAATGGCGTCGGGTTGTCGACCATTCTGGCGCAGTACCAAAAACTTCACCACGCGACACCCGAAGTCATCGAGGCTCCAACCACGTTTACGGTCCGGATTCCCCTGATTGAACCCGTTCCCGAACGGGTTTAA
- a CDS encoding Mut7-C RNAse domain-containing protein: protein MMPAMYKATFRFYGSLNDFLPADRKQTAFEGSFLHRMSVKDTIELFGVPHPEVGLLLVNGQSVDFSVGVEAGDFVSVYPATFNILEVSSLSRVLPKPLSELRFVLDCHLGKLAGYLRMLGFDTLYRNDYADPELARVSASENRVLLTRDRGLLMRNSVEYGYFVRHTQPRQQLHEIADRFGLDKHLKPFQRCMNCNGLLQPVAKETVFDQLPPLVQAFQQTFFQCPTCGKIYWEGTHFRRMQELVHSIFGTQGRAEMAQKGDS, encoded by the coding sequence ATGATGCCCGCCATGTATAAGGCCACGTTTCGCTTCTACGGTTCCCTGAACGACTTTCTGCCTGCGGACCGGAAACAAACAGCGTTTGAAGGGTCGTTTCTGCACCGGATGTCGGTGAAAGATACCATTGAATTGTTCGGGGTACCGCATCCGGAAGTCGGGTTACTGCTGGTCAACGGCCAGTCGGTCGATTTTTCGGTGGGGGTGGAAGCTGGTGATTTTGTGAGTGTTTACCCCGCCACGTTTAATATCTTAGAGGTATCGTCGCTCTCCCGGGTGCTGCCCAAACCTTTATCCGAGCTCCGGTTTGTGCTGGATTGCCACCTGGGTAAGCTGGCGGGCTATCTGCGAATGCTCGGTTTCGATACGCTTTACCGAAATGATTACGCTGATCCGGAGCTGGCGCGCGTGTCCGCCAGTGAAAACCGGGTACTGCTGACCCGCGACCGGGGCCTGTTGATGCGCAATTCCGTTGAATACGGGTATTTCGTTCGTCATACGCAACCCCGTCAACAGCTTCATGAAATTGCAGACCGGTTTGGTTTGGACAAGCACCTGAAGCCTTTTCAACGGTGTATGAATTGCAACGGGCTGCTTCAGCCGGTGGCGAAAGAAACCGTTTTCGACCAGTTGCCTCCGCTGGTGCAGGCGTTTCAGCAGACATTTTTTCAGTGTCCCACCTGCGGAAAAATCTATTGGGAGGGCACGCATTTCCGCCGGATGCAGGAGCTCGTTCATTCCATCTTCGGGACGCAGGGCCGCGCGGAGATGGCCCAAAAAGGGGATTCTTAA